The genomic DNA CTTCAAACCCTTCTGTGatgtttggtggggttttttgttttgttttcaaagaaatgcTCATGTGTAATCTGGAGACTCAATGTCCCACTGGTTCCTACCCTCTCCCGTCCCAGGATATAGAATATTTTGCTAAtgaatggcttttaaaaaaggaaacaaaaccaagcccTTCTTCTGGAGTCACACTTGGAAGATGGGCTGTGCCTAAAACAAACCCACATGATTCTGACAATTAGAAGATACCGTCAGAGGCACAGAACACCAGAGTCACGTTCATCTATATTAACTTCAGTCAGTAAAAAACAGCCCTGACCCCTTCTGAAGTGCAAGAAACGAGACGGAAGCCTGGTGGCTGACCAGTCAGTCACCCCAAGAACTAAGAACCTGGGTCCGAGAGTTTCAGCATCCTGGGGGGAGAACCCCGGAGGACAGTCAGACAGGAAACGTGAGAGCAGAGAGGCGTGTCGGGGTGGAAGCCCTCAGACTGGACGGACTGCTTTATCGAGATAGTTACATTCAACCACAAGAACTGAATGTACAGCATTTGTGATCTTACCTTCCAAGTCGTCGATGCTTTTCTCCAACTTAGTTACTGATCTCTCTGCAAACTCAGCCCGAGTCTCGGCCTGTAATGATTTAACTCATTTGAGTCAAGGTCAGGGCGAGCCCATCCGGTTGCTACAGATACGGGGAAAACCAGAGGACAAAACTCAAGTGTTTACGTCCAGGGAGGGAGACGTGCGGTTCAGGCCCTACTGTGCGCGTCGGCAGCTGGCTAACACAGTGCACGAGCTCTGGGAACTCTGAACGACGGGTGCCTTGACTCCCTCCACAGACCCTTCACCACAGTCCAGCCACTTTGCTCCAGGCTCTCACGACATTACCTCCTTCAACTTGTCAGAGAGAACCTTGATTTCCTCCTCGTACTTGTCTTCCTTCTGCGAGTACTGTAATTAGAAAGAACGTTCCAGATGTCAGGCTACGGCTCTCACACTCACGCCTCCTCACACGAGCACCGTGCCAGCCCAACCAGCAGATGTTGGGGTATCCTAGCAGGTAACAGAACCCTCAGGTATCACATGGCACACTATAATACACTCTCTGCTTTCTTGCCTATTGCTTTACACGGGATAAGAACGAGATAACTTATCCACTTGGCACTCAGTTTAAATTAAATTGGTGATTTAACCAACATAAGGTACATCCTAtgctcattaaaacaaacaaataaacaacagcaacaacaaaacaaatcctaCTATCTAATAACCATTAGGAAACCGTCTCAAAATGTTGCCGCTTGCTAAAATAACACGCCCCCTGTGCCGTGCTTTTCACCAACAGAACCTCTCTTGAGCGGCTCTTAGCCAGATGTCTCCCCCAATCCACAGTCCTGGCCTACCTTCTCAGCCTGAGCCTCCAGTGACTTCAAGTTGTTCGTCACCGTTTTCAACTCTTCTTCAAGCTCGGCACATTTGCTAATGTTTTCGATCAGAAGCAGAAAGGGTAGGAGACAAGCCCAAGGAacgagaagagagggggaaaaaaaaaaaaaaaaaaaagagagggaggggaaaaaaatgaaaccgGAGTCCTAGAGATGGAGGGCTGCCTTAAAGTAGCCAAACCAGCAGTTACCAAGAGCTCGGCTTTGCCACAGGCTCTGCCCTCTGCCATGAGCGGAGGGGCAGAGGGACAAGACCCAGCATCTCCAAGGCGTGATAGTTTGGCTTCTTGTCAGCCACCCCTCTGAGTATTTatgaagggaaaaacaaagagCGTAAAGGACCAAGAGAAAGCACTGGAAGCAAGATATAAACAGCAGAGGGTGTAGTGAAGGCGCAGTCATTACACCAAACCAACCAGTAGGCATTGGAAGCTCAAAGCTGTCTGGGATGCAGTTAAACCTAAGAACCGCACGTGAGCCATCAGTACCTTATCCTCTGCAGCCATTAATGCTTTCAAGGTCTGATCCATTATTCTTAATTGTTCTTCCAGTTGTCGAACTTGGCTGTTAGTGGACACAGGAAATGCACAAGGCCATTCACAAAATCAGTGCAGGTAAGGCATGCAGTGCCACACGCATTCACAGACACCCCACACGGTTCCTGCGCGGTCCACGCTTGCAGCTCATCGCAGCTCAGCCGCGTCACATGGAGCACACAAGAAGCCTGGAGCTGAGGGGTCAATGTGCAGCCGCCAGAAGGTCATGCTGTTTAGTCACCTGCTCTGTAGCACCCTTGCGCGCGCCCGCGTGGTGGCAATGGGCCCGCTTACCCTTCAGAGAGCTCAGCCCGCTCCTCTGCACGCTCCAGATCGCTCTCGATGATGACCAGCTTGCGGGCCACCTGCAGCAGGGCAAACACAGCAGGTACGTGGTGGGCTTGGCATGCTTTGTGTAGGGGTGGTTATGGAGACTGGGCACGCTTTGTGTAGGGATGGTTTGCTCTCTCCCTCGAGTGAAGCCAGGCAGCTCTCGGTAGAGACATCAAGGCCCCTCTCACCGAGACCAGAATGGTTACAGTCCTTCCCAGGTTGAGTCTAGATAATTACACAGCACCCGGGAACGAGAGAAATATGAAATCCGCAATCTTAAAAATAGCAGGGTGATGAGACATGAGGAGGTGTTTTAGATTGAAAAGGAAGGGGCTGCTGAGAGGAGCACCAAAAATAAACCCAAGGACTGCACCACGCAGAGATCTGTACTGCACAAGGCAGGAGCCAGGGAGATGCCTGCAAGGTTCCTCTGAAGCAGCTCAGATCCACGGGGCAGTTTCAGACAGCCATGGtggaacacagaaacaaaacaagaggaaCAAAGAACAGGAAAGCCCAACTGGAACCCACAGTCACTCAGGCTGTCAGCAGGCCGCAGGCAACGCCAGGGACTACTGCACTGCAGAGCCTGTGCTCACAGAAGACTTCTCCCACCGCGGAGAAGCCTCTAGGAATCTCCCAAGGAGCTGTGTGGTCCTCCACACTGTCTGAATGGAAACATCTATACCATGACAATAGGACAGCTTTCTTTCCTAGAAGAGCCCAGTTCTCCTTCTTCCTGGCTAAAGATGCATCTGTCCCAgccttcagggtgtgtgtgtggggcactAATCTCTCTTCCCAGTGCAGAGGCCTAGCCTGCTTCACCGTAGTTAAGAACCAGTTTCTGCACGCAAAGGAGCCCTGCTTCTCAGAATCACCCACTTCTATCAGAGAGGCTGACTGCTGCCCCCAGAGATGCAGACAGCGTCCTGCCCGCTCAGGGTCACGCTGCGCCCCACAAACTGACCTCCCCCAGAGATGCAGACAGCGTCCTGCCCGCTCAGGGTCACGCTGGGCCCCACAAACTGACCTCTTCGTACTTGCGGTCGGCATCTTCAGCAATGTGCTTGGCCTCTTTCAGCTGGATCTCCTGAATCTCCATcttttcttcatccttctggGCTCGGCTTTCAATGACTTTCATGCCCCTGGGAAGACAGACAAGCAGGAAGAGCCGCGATGGACGGAGGATGGCTGCCAATGCTGCGGGATGCGAGGCTCCACGCACACAGCCGACCAAAATAGAGCCGAGAGCCGTTTATTTCCCAAAGCACAGAGCACAACTTGCCAGAGGAGACACACGTTTCTCTCTGTGTTCACTGTAAAATGagacctacacagagagaccctgtctatggggtaaaaagaaaaagaaataaaatggataaataggtgtgtgtgggggcgggggggcaagACTGACACCGGATGTAACAGCATGGTGTTAATAGTTCAGAAAATGTTAACTGATCTAGATTTTACAGAGTTATGGCCTAGGCTAACCACAATGGGTTTCACTTAGCAAAATTTAAGTAAGCAGCTTTcgtaaaacattctttttaataaGGCATTGATTTGTATTTGATGTATGCctttgcctgtatgtttgtatatgcatcATGAACGTGTAGTACccacagacaccagaagagggcgtcatcaCAATAAATGAGTTCTAATGAGTTTCCCTCCAGTCTTGTGCGGTCAGACTGCCTTTGAAGTTCAGCACCAGGAAGAAGTCATACACAAGACCACTGCTATCTGACACACTAAGACATGACTAGTCATCCTAAAGAATCCCCGAGCTCTTGGCTAGTAAAGAAATGCCAAGTGGCAGTAAATACCAAGCTGAAAAGTTTAGCTAACAAGATGCCTTAGCCCTAAAGTCTGCAGTGACTCTAGACCTCGTGACAAGGAGCAGAGGTTCACTTCCAAGTAGTGGAGAAATGGACCTTCACCTGCCCGGTTTCCAGCAGGAGTTTGGCACACCTGCACCGTTCTGAGCTCACACTGGTGCGCCATCCCTCGCCCGATACGGTGTTCCAGTCTCCCGAGGGATTCCCACACTTCGTGGCTTGTACAGCAGAGTACGGGGCGGGGAAGGAAGCCTTTCAGAACGCATGAGGCTAGTTGTGTGGTGTGATGGTTAAAACAGATCGTTAACTCacagggtctagaatcacctagtAAGCAAACCTCTGGGCACGCCTGTGAGGGAGCTTCCAGACTGGGCTAGAGAGGGCGGCGGGACCCACTCTAACTGGGCAGCCCCTCCCCATAGGCAAGAGGCCCTGACtaaacaggaaggagaaagctaGCCAAGCACCAGCATTCCTTGCTACCTGCCTCTGGACTGTGGACCCAGTGTGACCAGCCTGCCATTGTCACTGTCACCTGCTGACCAGGATGTCCTTTCACCAAtaggccaaaataaaccctttcttccttagggTGCCTCTTGTTAGGTTTTCTGTCACGGTGGTAACTGATGCAGTAGGAGAGGTGCAGAACAGGAGCacctgtgtctgtatgtgcacgtGTATAAAATCCAAAGCATTTCACTTCTGCAGAGCCTGTAGTTCTTATCTGTTGCTTCTCTTCAACCTGTTTGACAACTATGgttccttcccctaggtctgagacatacatacatacacacatacatacatacatgtgtgtatgcatatatatgtatatgtgtgtgtgtacacacacacacatatacaattttatttttttatgtgtatagctgTTCCGCCTGCAGGTATGTCCATGGATCACATACATGCCtcatgcccacagaggctagaagagggcatcagataccctggaactggagctacagacagttgtgacttgccatgtgggtgctgggactcagacCTGAGTccttagaagagcagccagtgccaagtgctaagccgtctctccagcctggcttggTGTGCACGCACAAGGAGCGGGATGGCATCCTCTCACCTCTCGCTCTCGTCGGCCGCCTTCTCGGCCTCCTCCAGCTTCTGCAGAGCTGTGGCCAGGCGCTCCTGAGCGCGGTCCAGCTCCTCCTCAACCAGCTGGATGCGTCTGTTCAGAGAAGCCACGTCCGCTTCAGCCTAGGCGGAGAGCGAAAGACACTTCAGAGCTGGGGAGAAATTGTGAGGGTGGCACCTTCAGAAACTCGTCAGGACTCAAATGCCCGTTCCAGACAGGAAGTCCGGGCCCTGGGGTGAGCTGCCTTCCAGCGTATTACAAGCCCTGACCAACTTGAGTCCTCACACAGGAGCATCACACGTGGAGACACACAAACCTAGAGACAACACTCAGCAACACGCCGCCCGCTCCTTCCTGCTCTAGCGTCCAGCGCcttgcctttacctgctggatGAAGGAGAGCTGCTTACTGTGGGCTGGAGGTGTGGACAGAGACATCAGGCTCAGCCACAGAGTCACTAGCGGGATGGTCAGAAGTTGGGAATGCCCAGTTTCATCAAGCTGTCCCGTCCTTTCTTTGAGCTATTTTCTCAAAGGAGCCTTATAATGAAACTGAATGTTTTTAAATCCAgtggttttaaaaacacataccagaaaaagtaaaacaaacaaacaaataaaaaaccaaccccccaactaaccactaccaccaacaaaaCCCCTCCATACCATACGGAGATCTAATACCATCTAGAAACTTCCCCTTGGCCCCACCTTTTTAGTAGCCGCCTTAGAATAACTGGCCTCACTGGAACAAGGCCAAAATAAATTTCCCCAGCGTTTTTGACCTAAGCTTACTGGAATTTCTTAAAAGTCAAAGTTGCTACAAGAAAAGTTTCACAGGCCCAAGGAGGAAAGCAACGtagatattgtttttatttggaatttAGCTTTGAATTAAAGTCTTACTTTCTTGGGCAGGCAATGACTGACTCCTGTTACAAGCATGGTTGCTCTGAGCCTAGGAAGACTGTTACAGGAGCTAGTCCCAGACTTGTCTGGAAGAGAAGGTGGTACTTGCTAATTAGTAGTTTTTTATCCTCACCCATTCTGAGTCTATGCTCATCAAAGGCTGACGAGCCCTTAGGATACTTAGGAGTCAACTTTCTAGCAACTGCGATGCGCACGCCTCAGCCCATGCTGCTCGCTTTCTATGCCCTTGCCTTTTACTGAACTGTATGTTGCTTATGTCCAAGACATCAGCTCTCTTCGGAGGCCTGGGCTCCGTAAGCGTCTACTGAACCCAGCAAGTAAAAGCATCCTAATTAAAACCGACCAGAACCTTAAAAAGCTCATGAGAGAACTGGAAACGCATGGGCAGGTAAAAGAGCGGTGGCCATGGCCTTGAGTCACAGGAAATGAGACCGCTTCGTCCGTGCTCATCCGGACTTGTGCTGGTCTTATCAGGAGAAAGGCAGTGAACAGGGCATCTCCCACCACACGAATGACTGCCGTCTTTCTAAAGATATATAAGCATTTTAGACACatttatctcaaagaaaacactACTGTGTAGTTACTGGCTGCCCgaggcaggaagcagggccagTAAGGAATGAGCCGGGGGAGGGGCAGTTACAACCGAACCAGCCCACAAGGTCAATGATTATCAGAAAACAGCTTGTAACTGGGCCAGGCTGGGTAGGCTGTGAATGACTGGGTTTTTCCTTGAAGGGCGGGGGAGACAGGAACAGCCAATCTCTTAACTACAGAGAATTGCCTCTGAAcaactattcctttttttttttttttttaaccattcctttttttaaaaaattattttaaaatttttttcttttatgtgtattagtgtttggtctacatgcatgcatatgcaccacatgtgtgcatgtggagtgcTTATGGAGGTCAGTTCCAGGCCTAGAAGTAGATTCTGGagctgcagatggctgtgagctgccacgtgggtgctggtaACAGAACTCggacttttaacctctgagccacctccccagcctctttAATTGGAAGTATAGATACATTAAGGCTATAGTTTGGGGTCAGGTTAAACTTTTcttcacctcccacccccacaccttgagacagggtttctctgtgtagctttggctgtcctggactcactttgtagaccaggctgccctcgaactcacaaagatctgcctgcctctgcctcccgagtgctgggattaaaggcgtgcgccaccacgcctggcaaattTCTTCATCTTGTGTATGTTCCATTTCTAGGAATAATTCTATTTATTCCTCTTACAAACAGGGAGATAGGGTAGAGACAGAAACCAaccctggaaaacaaaacaaaacagaaaatcgaCTGGGATTTaacccccaacccctacccccctCCTTTTCCAACAAAAGAGTGCAGGGTTCTGGGTCAACTCTCAATACACGGTACCCCAAGTAGTCTAACCTATATGGACAGACTCTGACCAGCATCAGGGCAGTAACTGCAAGAAAATCAGACATTAGTCAGGTCATCTCACTTGCTCTTTAAAAGGCCAAGAAGTGCCTGTGTGGATTTCTCTAGAATCCCTAGGTCACGTTCAGAAGTACCTTTCTCATTATAGcactatatataaaacaaaaccattattATTTGCTATAAAAGCACATACCCTTGCTACGGCAGCTGTTGCCAAATCAGACTCTTCTGTACTGTCAAATTTCTATGTTCCCTAGGTTAGACCCAATCCTCGAGGGCTCTACTCACAGGATCACTGCAGATGTGCAGAGGGAATCCCTGGGGCAGGTATCACACCGGAGAAGGCCATGGCGCCCATGCCCGTCCCTGCCTCTCTGCACGCAGGCTGCCCACCCCATCCGACCTGCATTTCCTTCTCTTTGCCCCTAACCCCTTCTACACATTTTTGCAAGCTCTCTACTAAGATGGGGGGAAGGACCCCCGGCCTCGAGTGCTAAGGCGTGCTCTGGAGCGCTCTGTCAATGCAATGTGAGGCAGGACTGAAACCCAAGCCCTTTGGCTTCTTAAACGGGAGACTGTGGAAGCTTCGGCATTGGTGGGTCTCACCCCCGGACAGCAGAGTGGAAGGTTCTCTACCGCCGCCCCTACCCCACTCCCGTGCCAAGCACCCTGAGTAATTTAAGAGACTGTACGGACAGACCCTGGCGAACATCAGCAGGGCAGTCACTGCAAGAAAACCAGGACGCCATGACAACCCTCTCTGAAGACGCAGGGTGTCCTCGGAGTGTGCAGTAGCTCACACAAGGACACTGCTCTCTAACCCTCAAGGACAAGGATTGGAGACCGGTGCCTAGGATTCACTGACAGACCACCTTCTTGGTGGGGAACTCTGCACT from Acomys russatus chromosome 14, mAcoRus1.1, whole genome shotgun sequence includes the following:
- the Tpm1 gene encoding tropomyosin alpha-1 chain isoform X1, producing MDAIKKKMQMLKLDKENALDRAEQAEADKKAAEDRSKQLEDELVSLQKKLKGTEDELDKYSEALKDAQEKLELAEKKATDAEADVASLNRRIQLVEEELDRAQERLATALQKLEEAEKAADESERGMKVIESRAQKDEEKMEIQEIQLKEAKHIAEDADRKYEEVARKLVIIESDLERAEERAELSEGKCAELEEELKTVTNNLKSLEAQAEKYSQKEDKYEEEIKVLSDKLKEAETRAEFAERSVTKLEKSIDDLEDKFLCFSPPKTPSSWMSRLSELCISLSSSSPRLPFSAHLRARHRLCFLLYRSNSPSVK
- the Tpm1 gene encoding tropomyosin alpha-1 chain isoform X14, producing the protein MDAIKKKMQMLKLDKENALDRAEQAEADKKAAEDRSKQLEEDIAAKEKLLRASEDERDRVLEELHKAEDSLLAADETAAKAEADVASLNRRIQLVEEELDRAQERLATALQKLEEAEKAADESERGMKVIESRAQKDEEKMEIQEIQLKEAKHIAEDADRKYEEVARKLVIIESDLERAEERAELSEGKCAELEEELKTVTNNLKSLEAQAEKYSQKEDKYEEEIKVLSDKLKEAETRAEFAERSVTKLEKSIDDLEDQLYHQLEQNRRLTNELKLALNED
- the Tpm1 gene encoding tropomyosin alpha-1 chain isoform X5, producing MDAIKKKMQMLKLDKENALDRAEQAEADKKAAEDRSKQLEDELVSLQKKLKGTEDELDKYSEALKDAQEKLELAEKKATDAEADVASLNRRIQLVEEELDRAQERLATALQKLEEAEKAADESERGMKVIESRAQKDEEKMEIQEIQLKEAKHIAEDADRKYEEVARKLVIIESDLERAEERAELSEGKCAELEEELKTVTNNLKSLEAQAEKYSQKEDKYEEEIKVLSDKLKEAETRAEFAERSVTKLEKSIDDLEEKVAHAKEENLSMHQMLDQTLLELNNM
- the Tpm1 gene encoding tropomyosin alpha-1 chain isoform X17, which produces MAGSSSLEAVRRKIRSLQEQADAAEERAGSLQRELDQERKLRETAEADVASLNRRIQLVEEELDRAQERLATALQKLEEAEKAADESERGMKVIESRAQKDEEKMEIQEIQLKEAKHIAEDADRKYEEVARKLVIIESDLERAEERAELSEGKCAELEEELKTVTNNLKSLEAQAEKYSQKEDKYEEEIKVLSDKLKEAETRAEFAERSVTKLEKSIDDLEDKFLCFSPPKTPSSWMSRLSELCISLSSSSPRLPFSAHLRARHRLCFLLYRSNSPSVK
- the Tpm1 gene encoding tropomyosin alpha-1 chain isoform X4, which codes for MDAIKKKMQMLKLDKENALDRAEQAEADKKAAEDRSKQLEDELVSLQKKLKGTEDELDKYSEALKDAQEKLELAEKKATDAEADVASLNRRIQLVEEELDRAQERLATALQKLEEAEKAADESERGMKVIESRAQKDEEKMEIQEIQLKEAKHIAEDADRKYEEVARKLVIIESDLERAEERAELSEGKCAELEEELKTVTNNLKSLEAQAEKYSQKEDKYEEEIKVLSDKLKEAETRAEFAERSVTKLEKSIDDLEDELYAQKLKYKAISEELDHALNDMTSI
- the Tpm1 gene encoding tropomyosin alpha-1 chain isoform X10 encodes the protein MDAIKKKMQMLKLDKENALDRAEQAEADKKAAEDRSKQLEDELVSLQKKLKGTEDELDKYSEALKDAQEKLELAEKKATDAEADVASLNRRIQLVEEELDRAQERLATALQKLEEAEKAADESERGMKVIESRAQKDEEKMEIQEIQLKEAKHIAEDADRKYEEVARKLVIIESDLERAEERAELSEGQVRQLEEQLRIMDQTLKALMAAEDKYSQKEDKYEEEIKVLSDKLKEAETRAEFAERSVTKLEKSIDDLEEKVAHAKEENLSMHQMLDQTLLELNNM
- the Tpm1 gene encoding tropomyosin alpha-1 chain isoform X22, which encodes MAGSSSLEAVRRKIRSLQEQADAAEERAGSLQRELDQERKLRETAEADVASLNRRIQLVEEELDRAQERLATALQKLEEAEKAADESERGMKVIESRAQKDEEKMEIQEIQLKEAKHIAEDADRKYEEVARKLVIIESDLERAEERAELSEGQVRQLEEQLRIMDQTLKALMAAEDKYSQKEDKYEEEIKVLSDKLKEAETRAEFAERSVTKLEKSIDDLEDELYAQKLKYKAISEELDHALNDMTSM
- the Tpm1 gene encoding tropomyosin alpha-1 chain isoform X25 → MDAIKKKMQMLKLDKENALDRAEQAEADKKAAEDRSKQLEEDIAAKEKLLRASEDERDRVLEELHKAEDSLLAADETAAKLEDELVSLQKKLKGTEDELDKYSEALKDAQEKLELAEKKATDAEADVASLNRRIQLVEEELDRAQERLATALQKLEEAEKAADESERGMKVIESRAQKDEEKMEIQEIQLKEAKHIAEDADRKYEEVARKLVIIESDLERAEERAELSEGKCAELEEELKTVTNNLKSLEAQAEKYSQKEDKYEEEIKVLSDKLKEAETRAEFAERSVTKLEKSIDDLEEKVAHAKEENLSMHQMLDQTLLELNNM
- the Tpm1 gene encoding tropomyosin alpha-1 chain isoform X6 yields the protein MDAIKKKMQMLKLDKENALDRAEQAEADKKAAEDRSKQLEEDIAAKEKLLRASEDERDRVLEELHKAEDSLLAADETAAKAEADVASLNRRIQLVEEELDRAQERLATALQKLEEAEKAADESERGMKVIESRAQKDEEKMEIQEIQLKEAKHIAEDADRKYEEVARKLVIIESDLERAEERAELSEGKCAELEEELKTVTNNLKSLEAQAEKYSQKEDKYEEEIKVLSDKLKEAETRAEFAERSVTKLEKSIDDLEEKVAHAKEENLSMHQMLDQTLLELNNM
- the Tpm1 gene encoding tropomyosin alpha-1 chain isoform X23, giving the protein MAGSSSLEAVRRKIRSLQEQADAAEERAGSLQRELDQERKLRETAEADVASLNRRIQLVEEELDRAQERLATALQKLEEAEKAADESERGMKVIESRAQKDEEKMEIQEIQLKEAKHIAEDADRKYEEVARKLVIIESDLERAEERAELSEGKCAELEEELKTVTNNLKSLEAQAEKYSQKEDKYEEEIKVLSDKLKEAETRAEFAERSVTKLEKSIDDLEDQLYHQLEQNRRLTNELKLALNED
- the Tpm1 gene encoding tropomyosin alpha-1 chain isoform X16, whose product is MDAIKKKMQMLKLDKENALDRAEQAEADKKAAEDRSKQLEEDIAAKEKLLRASEDERDRVLEELHKAEDSLLAADETAAKAEADVASLNRRIQLVEEELDRAQERLATALQKLEEAEKAADESERGMKVIESRAQKDEEKMEIQEIQLKEAKHIAEDADRKYEEVARKLVIIESDLERAEERAELSEGQVRQLEEQLRIMDQTLKALMAAEDKYSQKEDKYEEEIKVLSDKLKEAETRAEFAERSVTKLEKSIDDLEDQLYHQLEQNRRLTNELKLALNED
- the Tpm1 gene encoding tropomyosin alpha-1 chain isoform X18 — its product is MAGSSSLEAVRRKIRSLQEQADAAEERAGSLQRELDQERKLRETAEADVASLNRRIQLVEEELDRAQERLATALQKLEEAEKAADESERGMKVIESRAQKDEEKMEIQEIQLKEAKHIAEDADRKYEEVARKLVIIESDLERAEERAELSEGQVRQLEEQLRIMDQTLKALMAAEDKYSQKEDKYEEEIKVLSDKLKEAETRAEFAERSVTKLEKSIDDLEDKFLCFSPPKTPSSWMSRLSELCISLSSSSPRLPFSAHLRARHRLCFLLYRSNSPSVK
- the Tpm1 gene encoding tropomyosin alpha-1 chain isoform X27 yields the protein MDAIKKKMQMLKLDKENALDRAEQAEADKKAAEDRSKQLEEDIAAKEKLLRASEDERDRVLEELHKAEDSLLAADETAAKLEDELVSLQKKLKGTEDELDKYSEALKDAQEKLELAEKKATDAEADVASLNRRIQLVEEELDRAQERLATALQKLEEAEKAADESERGMKVIESRAQKDEEKMEIQEIQLKEAKHIAEDADRKYEEVARKLVIIESDLERAEERAELSEGKCAELEEELKTVTNNLKSLEAQAEKYSQKEDKYEEEIKVLSDKLKEAETRAEFAERSVTKLEKSIDDLEDELYAQKLKYKAISEELDHALNDMTSM
- the Tpm1 gene encoding tropomyosin alpha-1 chain isoform X8 gives rise to the protein MDAIKKKMQMLKLDKENALDRAEQAEADKKAAEDRSKQLEDELVSLQKKLKGTEDELDKYSEALKDAQEKLELAEKKATDAEADVASLNRRIQLVEEELDRAQERLATALQKLEEAEKAADESERGMKVIESRAQKDEEKMEIQEIQLKEAKHIAEDADRKYEEVARKLVIIESDLERAEERAELSEGKCAELEEELKTVTNNLKSLEAQAEKYSQKEDKYEEEIKVLSDKLKEAETRAEFAERSVTKLEKSIDDLEDELYAQKLKYKAISEELDHALNDMTSM
- the Tpm1 gene encoding tropomyosin alpha-1 chain isoform X21, whose translation is MAGSSSLEAVRRKIRSLQEQADAAEERAGSLQRELDQERKLRETAEADVASLNRRIQLVEEELDRAQERLATALQKLEEAEKAADESERGMKVIESRAQKDEEKMEIQEIQLKEAKHIAEDADRKYEEVARKLVIIESDLERAEERAELSEGQVRQLEEQLRIMDQTLKALMAAEDKYSQKEDKYEEEIKVLSDKLKEAETRAEFAERSVTKLEKSIDDLEEKVAHAKEENLSMHQMLDQTLLELNNM
- the Tpm1 gene encoding tropomyosin alpha-1 chain isoform X24, which produces MAGSSSLEAVRRKIRSLQEQADAAEERAGSLQRELDQERKLRETAEADVASLNRRIQLVEEELDRAQERLATALQKLEEAEKAADESERGMKVIESRAQKDEEKMEIQEIQLKEAKHIAEDADRKYEEVARKLVIIESDLERAEERAELSEGQVRQLEEQLRIMDQTLKALMAAEDKYSQKEDKYEEEIKVLSDKLKEAETRAEFAERSVTKLEKSIDDLEDQLYHQLEQNRRLTNELKLALNED
- the Tpm1 gene encoding tropomyosin alpha-1 chain isoform X15; this translates as MDAIKKKMQMLKLDKENALDRAEQAEADKKAAEDRSKQLEDELVSLQKKLKGTEDELDKYSEALKDAQEKLELAEKKATDAEADVASLNRRIQLVEEELDRAQERLATALQKLEEAEKAADESERGMKVIESRAQKDEEKMEIQEIQLKEAKHIAEDADRKYEEVARKLVIIESDLERAEERAELSEGQVRQLEEQLRIMDQTLKALMAAEDKYSQKEDKYEEEIKVLSDKLKEAETRAEFAERSVTKLEKSIDDLEDQLYHQLEQNRRLTNELKLALNED
- the Tpm1 gene encoding tropomyosin alpha-1 chain isoform X7; the protein is MDAIKKKMQMLKLDKENALDRAEQAEADKKAAEDRSKQLEDELVSLQKKLKGTEDELDKYSEALKDAQEKLELAEKKATDAEADVASLNRRIQLVEEELDRAQERLATALQKLEEAEKAADESERGMKVIESRAQKDEEKMEIQEIQLKEAKHIAEDADRKYEEVARKLVIIESDLERAEERAELSEGQVRQLEEQLRIMDQTLKALMAAEDKYSQKEDKYEEEIKVLSDKLKEAETRAEFAERSVTKLEKSIDDLEDELYAQKLKYKAISEELDHALNDMTSI
- the Tpm1 gene encoding tropomyosin alpha-1 chain isoform X20 translates to MAGSSSLEAVRRKIRSLQEQADAAEERAGSLQRELDQERKLRETAEADVASLNRRIQLVEEELDRAQERLATALQKLEEAEKAADESERGMKVIESRAQKDEEKMEIQEIQLKEAKHIAEDADRKYEEVARKLVIIESDLERAEERAELSEGKCAELEEELKTVTNNLKSLEAQAEKYSQKEDKYEEEIKVLSDKLKEAETRAEFAERSVTKLEKSIDDLEDELYAQKLKYKAISEELDHALNDMTSM
- the Tpm1 gene encoding tropomyosin alpha-1 chain isoform X19 codes for the protein MAGSSSLEAVRRKIRSLQEQADAAEERAGSLQRELDQERKLRETAEADVASLNRRIQLVEEELDRAQERLATALQKLEEAEKAADESERGMKVIESRAQKDEEKMEIQEIQLKEAKHIAEDADRKYEEVARKLVIIESDLERAEERAELSEGKCAELEEELKTVTNNLKSLEAQAEKYSQKEDKYEEEIKVLSDKLKEAETRAEFAERSVTKLEKSIDDLEEKVAHAKEENLSMHQMLDQTLLELNNM